One Sporosarcina sp. FSL W8-0480 genomic window, CTTCAGCTTCCCGTGCAAGTGACCGATATTGTCTGGCGACTGACGGCATACGAAGTTGTTTTGTCATATGGTCTAAAAGTAATTCAGTTGTCATTATGAGCGACCTCCCAGTAATTGTTCGTATTTCTCCACATTGGTCTTTTGGACTTTATACTCCAATAGATTTGTGGGTGTCTTTTTCTGGGGTAGTTGGTCAAACTCGACAACACCATTGGTGTTCCTTTGGATGATTTCGTGGACTACCTCATATCTGTATACCTGCGTCTGTTCCGCTTCCTGTAAGGCTTTCGTCAACCCTTCCATTCCGATTTCCCGATGGAGCAGAAGTAGTCTGATAAACTTTCGATCTCCTTCTGCTCCCTCCTGTTCCCTCATCTTACGATGAAAATTTCGGAACACCTCGGGGATTGCATCTGATTGGAATGCATGGGCATCCCTAATGGCACGTGGCTTTTTCAATAAGATATCTAAGTAGTGATCCAAAATGGTGATCCTATCATAACGATCATTAGAACGAATATGTTCAGCGATCACTTGATTTTGAGCCACGACTATCACACGATCGACAAAAATTTTTGCCCATACGGCCTGTCCTACAAAATGAGTTGGTACAGAATATTGATTTGTGTCCACTGTAATTAGCGATGTCTTATCGACCTGGCAGGATAGAAGCCTGCATGCTTCAAAACGGTCTACCGGTAGGGGGTGCAATTTGGACTTTTCCTTTTCCCACACTTCTTTGACCGTTTCTTTTGAATGCGGCACCATTCGTTTTTCCGCGTCGCGCAGACACCATTTCAAAAGGTATTCATTCAATTCCTCCATGGATTGGACTTGTGGATAGGGAACAAGGGCATTCCTTCTGACATATCCAACCGTCCCTTCCACACGCCCTTTTTCATTACCCTTCCGAACATTGGCGAACTCGGCTTTGAAAAGATAATGAGCCTGTAGGGCCAAGAAAGCTTCCTGTTCCAATCGTTCCCTGCCCTTAAGTATCTTCACGACAGCTGTTTTCAGATTATCGAATAATCCTTCCGTTGGGACGCCTCCAAAAAATTCAAATGCATGAACAAAACCATCCAAAAAAGCCTCTTGTTTACCGTGTAGATACGCCCTGACAAATCGCAGACGACTTGCCGAAAGCTGTATGCAGAAGAGGTATATGCGTTGCGTTCGACCCTGTAGTATAATGTCCGCCTCTCCCCAGTCGAATTGGAATTGGTGGCCGATTTGAAACTCAAGTGGAATAAAGGCTTCTTGGAGTTTTTTCTTGCGCTTTGCGACAATCTTTCTAATATTGGATTCTGATCCCTTAAAGTCATATTCCTCTTCTAATCTACGGAAGATATTCGCGGCAGTATGTTTCTGTTTTGACCAGGTCTTAAGATCATCTTCAAGCCATTGATCAATGATAGGAAGAATTCGCTTGGTTTCATCCGAGTATTCTTTCTTTCCGTGAACCGTCTGTCGTTGAATCGTTGTCGGAGGCTTCGCCCCTTCTTTTAGGTACTTACTGACCGTGTTTCTTGATATTTCCAGCTTCTTTGCGATTTGTCTTTCGGATAGTCCTTCAACCTCTTTTAAAAATTTGATACGATGATATTGAGCCATGTCGATCATCCTTTTTTCCTCCCTATGTAGAAAGCTTGAGCACTCTCTATCATAAGGAAGGTTAGTAGAATTGGAAATCGGGTGGCTCATTTTATATGTGATCGAAACGTAGATTAGTGGCTCAATACTAGATTATCAAATACAATGGTGCTGAAATTACAAAAGAAGCATTTACAGAGCTACCAGTTGGACCACAGTTAGGGCAAATTTCAATGTCGAGTGAATAGCTCACATTAATAGGACCAATTGCGATGGCGCCGTTAGCAATTTCAGCTGTTGCTCTACAATCACAGCTTAATCCCATAATTCTCACCTCCTTCCTTCAATATATTTTATGAAAGGGAAATGAGGTGGCTTGTACATTTCTGTTAGACAATCGTACATTTTATGTATTAAGGTACCTGTGCGTCAAACTATTCAATAAATTCACTACAATTGTATATATATTCAGTTTAAAGCCTGTAAGAACGTGTGTTGAATGTATATTTATGCAAATTGGTTGAATTATCATGAATGTTTCTTGCACAGGTACCTAACTTTTTGCGTTTGAATCCGTCAAAGGCTTAATATTAATCTGATAATCAATCTTAATGTCCATCTTCTCGAAAAGTTCAATCCATTTTTTTTCATCCATTGGTTTTGAGAATGGTTTTAATGTATGAATGCCTAACTGTAATGGATCCACATTCAATTCTTGCATCTTTTTTACTAGTTCATGTGTTTGTTTTTCAAAATAGGATTGGATATCTTTTTTCAAATCTTCTAAATCCTTTGGGTCAAATAATCGCTTTTCTCCCCGGTATTCTTCAATTCTTGAGTCTATCTTCACTGTATAGGTTATTGTAGACAAGCTTTTATTGATATCCACTTTCGTTTTAGCCCTAACATGACCTAGAACAACTTTTAATTCTGGGATCGGTAAAACTGCTAAGTAGTGATTGTTGTGTAACAGCTGGAAGATACGATCATCAAAAGTTGTTATTATTTCAACTAATATATCCTTTTGAAACAGGGCTGTACCTTCATAGCTGATAGCGTCATTTTCTATTTTGAATACAGGTAAGAAAGGATCTGAATAAGGAGTATATAACAAATTTTTAAATTCATGTAGATTAACGACGCTAAATTCTCCCTGATTTTCTTCCTCATAGTGCTTCAGCATTCGGTAAAAAGAGTAATCAAGGTTGTCTTGTTCGTCCAATTTATTTTCCAAATATTCTTCAAAATTTCCTTTTACGATAACTAAATAGATTCTCAAAGAAATATCCGGATCAGTCAATAACACATTAATAATGGACATAATCCCCTCGTTTTTAGCGAGGTCTTCATTAATTATCAGCATTCGCATTTGCCCAGTTTTTGTTTCCTGGTAGAAGTTTGTATTAAAATTCCTTAATCCCTCCATTATTAAGCTTACTTCTTCCGTCATTACACTCTTTTTTTCTTTGCTTAGAGAAGGCAAAATCGTACTGATTTTTATTTTACCTTCATCCCCTTTACTCAGTGATAAAAATGTGACTGGAGTAAGCTCTTCAATAATATTATTTTCAGTAAAAGGGGCACATCCAGTTAACCATAATGCCATAAGTATGATTGACATTTTTTTAGCCATCTTTTTGCGCAGTCTCATGTTTATTAACCCCCTTTATCTTCATCACTACGATAATAGTAATTGGAACCACTAAGTAACTTAAGCTTCCTGCTAAAATTTGAAGGTTAAGTAAAATAACCTGCTTTTCATCTGACTTCCAAATCCATTCATTCACAAGAACCATTCCGATTAAAATAATGAATACACTGAATAAAAAGCCTACTCGACTGGATGGTCTCTCCATTTTCCCAGTAGCTATTTTAGATGCTCCATAAAACAACAGTAGAAAAATTGAAACCCCAAAGACAATGTTAAATAATTCCAAAGAAAGCATGACCATATCAATACGTTCAATTACTGGATTTTGAAAATAACGGGTCATAGTGACAATTGGAAATTGACTTTTGCTTAAATAATTGGAACCGAAATAGAATAAGGACGCCGTATATAAGAATACATACTCTATAACGGTTAGAGCATTGCCATAAGACAAATAGCGAAATGTATTATTATTTGTTTTAAACCACGGTCCCAAAAATACCAGAAATTCAGGCCCTGAAAATGAAGAAAAAATTAATAATATTCCTTTCCAGGAATCCAAACTTAATTCCATTGGAATAATCGGATACAAATCACTGAGTTGAGCTATTGGAGGAAAGAAGAAAAAAGCAAAGAATAAGATCATCCAAAATGTAAACAAAAAAGAAATCACGACAAACCGTATAGTTTTTTCAACGCCCTTCCATGCTACATACAAACAAGACAACAGAATAAAAAAGATAAGCCAATTTGAATCTGTAGCTGGAAACATAAATACTTGAAGCATTTCCGAGAATCCTAACATAATCACGAGAATTTTAAGCAGGATAAAGAACAACCCGATGAATGAGAGGAGACGTACAAGTTTTTTTCCGAATAATTGGACAAACCCGTTGTATCCTTCGGTAGAAAACCGGGTTAAAAACCATTTGGATAAAAGAAGAATGTTTAGTTGAGACAATATGCCGACCGCTATAATCACCCAAATCATATATGGATGGATCAAAAACCTTGGCATAATCAAAAAAAAGTAAAGCATTTGGAGGTGATTTACCATCAACATGACATAGAACCCATTATAGGTTTCATTCTTATTAAATAATTGAAGGGCTTCCATCAGTTCATCTCCTAGTTTGATATCTCTTCATCTTCAACGGTTTAATATGTTCTGGACGCTCCTTCATTTTGGTTAAAGGCCCTCGAATGAATAGGTCAAGCCAATCTTTTCCGTAGAAAGGGGCAACAGGGGATAAATATGGCTGCTTGAGTGAAGACAAGCCATTAAGGTGGGCTAAAACGATAATCATTGCCAGAACAATCCCTACTATCCCAAGAAACGAAGAAAATACAAGAAGAATGAATTGAATCAATGAATTCGCCTTTGTCACAAGGTAATTAGGAATAAGAAAGGATCCGATAGTTGAAATCCCTACCATGACAATTAACACCTGACTTGCCATACCAGCCTCAACTGCTGCTTGACCAATTACGATGCCCCCAATAACCCCAAGCGTTTGACCAGTCTTTGTTGGCATCCTTAAACTTGCTTCTTTTATAATTTCAATAAAAATCAACATGATAAATGCTTCCCAAAAAGGAGTGAACGGAAGCTTGCTCCTTGAATCCACCAAGACGAAAAGTGTTTGTAGAGGAATCATTTGATAGTGATGAGTTGTTAATGCCACGTAGAATGGGGTCAATGTGATAGACAGAATAAAACTTACATATCGGATGATGCGCAAAAAACTGGCAACTACCCATCGATTAATATAATCCTCTGGTGATTGGAACAAATGAAAAATAGTAATTGGGGCAACGAGAGCAAAAGGTGTATTGTCTACCAGAATCGTAATTTTTCCTAATCCGAGAGAATTAGCAACATCATCAGGTCGGTCAGTTTGCTGAAACTGAGGAAAAATACTGTTTTTATGTTCCTCCATGAATGCCGCTATTTGAGAAGAATCAACGAAGAGATCATAATTAATTTCCGAAATTTTCTTTTTGGCGGTTGAAACAAATTCTGGATTGGTCAGCCCTTCTATGTACAATAAGACAACATTTGTCTCACCTAAAGAGCCAACGGTGAACTTCTCTGTTTTCAGATCATGTGTTGGAAGACGTCTACGAATGAGCGTAATATTTTGTTCTAACTGTTCACTAAAGCTGTCTTTTGCTCCTAAAAGGATAGTTTCAGTATCGGATGTTTCAATTGCACGTCCAAGTGGATTTTCTAAAGGGATAGCGAACCAAAGGCTTGACGAAGAGTCAAATAATAAGACAGATCCTTTGAACAGCTGCTCTTTTGCCTCATTAAAAGTGGAAATGGAGTTCATTGTTGAGTGAACAATGCATTCCTGAATGGATTGTTTGGAACAGTTAGATAAAGGTTTTAGAATGCTTTCATTTAATCTTTCTTGGTCAATCAGAGTTCTTACGTAAATAAGATTAACATTTTGATTTTCAGAGATGTTGATTTCCACAAACTCCGCATCATCCATTTGAACGAGGGCTTTTTTTAGAGTCTCTATTGATATTTCTGGTTCTGTGTTTGATTGAGAAACAGGCTTATTTTCATCTGATTGTTTTTTCCAAAACATGTACATTCCTCACTTCTATATGTAAAAGGGCATTTTTGGAAGAGCGGTAAAATTCCATGTTAATTCCATTATTAGCTTTTTAAGCTTAAAATATACGAAACTAAATCAATAAGATGCAGAGGCACACCCTTACCTTCTTAACAGGAGGGATAATATTAAGGTACCTGTGCGTCAAACTATTCAATAAATTCACTACAATTTTATATATATTCATTATGAAGCCTTTAAGTACGTGTGTTAAATGTATATTTATGCAAATTGGTTGAATTATCATGAATGTTTCTTGCACAGGTACTTAAACATAGTCCCGGCACCTAAAAGAAATTATTTTTCCAATCGAGTATCCTTTTCCCCTGTTCATCTCTATATAGTATATGAACGGACGTATCCGATCACGAATGGGAGGAATGGACATGAATAAGGGATGGTTGAAATTACATCGGGAACTGAGAGACAAGGCGATTTGGAAGACATCGACTCCTGAACAGCAAGTAATACTTGTGACATTGCTCATGATGGTGAACTATGAAGCAAGTGAATGGGAGTGGAAGGGGCAGAAATATGAGTTGCAGCCGGGACAAGTCTTGACATCCCTACCTAAACTTGCAGAAGAAAGCGGCAAATACATAACCGTACAGAACGTTCGAACAGCATTGAAGCGATTTGAAAAATACGGATTTCTAACAGATGAATCAACAAACAAAAACCGGCTCATAACCCTTACAAACTGGGACGTTTACCAGCAAAACGAGGAACTGCCAACAGATGGCCTAACAGACAGCCAACAGAGTACTAACAGGGAGCTAACACCTATTAAAGAAAGTAAGAAAGAAAGAAGAATAAGAATAAATGATTTCCTGCGGAAACCGAAAGTGACGGAATTCGTACTGGATTTGACAAAGGGGGAAGCGTGGTGATTGCAGAAAAAGCTGTCTTAGGTTCAATGCTGAAAGAAAATTATTTGATAACCGACTCTAATTTAGCCGTATCGCAATTTACAGATGCGGTCCATAAAATGATCTTCCAGTCGATGAAGGAGCTGTACTCGAAAGGGAAAGCTGTCGACTTCATCACGTTGCTGACGATGAATAACCCGCAGGACCTTGGTGGGGCGAACTATATACACAACTTGACGAACTATGCGCAAATCGATAAGTTCGACGACCATGTCGGAGCGATGCTTGACGTATGGCGGGAAAGAGAAAAGCAGAATGTCCTACATCTTGCAGCACAGGAGAACTGGCAAATCGACCGCATCATGACCAACCTTGAGGCGCTTATCGACAATCGGGCAAGCGACCACTCATCCATATCAGATCTGTTGGTCGATGTCTATGAAGCCCCGTTCATCGAGCAGGAAATCGCGGAAGGCTCAACGACGGGAATTAGACAGTTGGATGACATGACAAATGGATTCCAGGATGGGGAATTGACAATCATCGCCGCACGACCAAGCATGGGGAAGTCGGACATCATGCTCCATCTATCAAAGCATGCCGGCTGGAAAAATCGCCTGCCGATCATTTTCTCGCTTGAAATGTCCGCTTCAAGCCTGCGGGACCGTCTGCTTTCATCGACGGGCAGTTTCTCAAGAACACGCATGCGAAACCCGTATTTGTATTTGAATGAAACCCAGAAATCCACTTGGCCGAAAACAATCGGCATGTTGTCGAAAACGAATATCCAATTTTTCGACCGCAGCAAACAGACCGTCGCGGAAATGCGGATGAAAGTACGGAAGATGATCCATGAAAACCCTGACAGGAAACCGGTCATCTTCATCGACTACTTGACGCTCATTCACTCCGAGGACACAAGCAGCAACATGCATCTGCGAATCTGGCAAATTACGAAGGACTTAAAAGCAATGGCGCGTGAGTTCAATTGTCCTGTCATCACACTTGCGCAACTAAGCCGCGCCGTCGAGCAACGAATGGACAAGCGGCCGCTCATGTCCGACCTGAGGGAGTCCGGCTCAATCGAGGAAGACGCCGACATCATCATCTTCCTTTACCGCAACGCGTACTACAATCAAGACGACACCGACAGAACTATGGAACTGATCATCTCGAAAAACAGGAACGGTCCCGTAGGAACAGTCGTCGCTGCCTACAACAAAACTACAGGGGAGGTAGTTGGATTTGGAACAAACCGTGAAAGAACTGCTCTATGACGCGATTTACTATGATGAACCCCTACTTGCACACGCAGTCTATTACGCCGTACAAAAAGGAATCGTGCACCTTCATGAACCCGCAAGCCGAATTCCGAAAGAGTTGGATTACGAGGAAATCGTCAAAATGCGCGATGAAAACGTGCTGCAAATGTGCACGATCAAGCTCTTCACGATTCCAATGGGACAAAAAAGGCACGCGCTTTACTTAGCGGAAACCGAGGACGCCGTGAGGGCCAAGCATCATAAAATCTACGGTCAGCTTGCACAGCGCATCATTGACATCAGCCACGAGATGGACTATCCGCTTTTCTATGAAGAGACTGGCCGTTCCATAACGTTCCGCGAGATGAAGCGGGAGGCGGTGAAGTTTCCTTATTATGCGGGGGAGGTTTTGGGGATGTAGGTAAGGTGAAATAATTAAGGTACCTGTGCAACGCACTATTCAATAAATTCACTACAATTGCATGTTTATTCAGTGGAAAACGCATGGGTATACATATGTAATGTGTATTTATACAAATTGGTTGAATTAACATGAATGTTTCTTGCACAGGCACCTTCACTAAATGCAGAGAAGTTAGATGTGACAATGGATACGGTGGATTATAGTACTGGGGAGGTTTTTGGTACGGTAAATTATCCTGAGGCATTTGAGGATATGGAGTGATAATTTGGGGTCGGGGGCTTGATGCTTCTAACTCTTTTTCTTTTTAGTAAAATCTAATTGGTTAATTTGAGACCACATCATATTCAATCGAAAGTTACTAATTGATATGATAGACTAATAGTAGCAACGGCATATAGCGGACGGACGGTTGGCACTCCCTGGAAAGGGGGTGTAAATATGGTGACATACGAGGCAATGAATATGATGTTCCAATTTGGAATACTTCTCGCAGCGATAGCAACAACCTTCGTAGCGATAATTGCTCTATCCACCAATAGAAAAAAGTAACCACCCTCCGCTAACGTCCAAGTAAGCAGGGTAGTTACCATTTGTAAAAATAACCCTTATACCGGCCAACCGCTCTTCATGCGGTATGTCCGTTGCACCGACTGGACGTTACTGCGTCCAGTCTTTTTTTATCTTACATCAAGTTTACCACAATTATACGCAACATACACGAATAATGAGCGTAGTATGGACGAAGGATAGACGAATGAAGAGCACATAAGAAAACTTCATCAAAACTTCCCCCATTTATTTCATTTCCAGGTTTTTACTAATTATTTTAGTATCAGGACCTCACAGAATTTTGAATTGTTTCTGGACCTGGTACCATCCAACTACATAAACAAATAGTGGCTTACTTCATGCATATATATCTTTTATAGAATTGTCATTGTGTATTGCACCTGTGATTAATCCCTATTTTCCAATCCGAATCTTTTTGCATTACGGGCTTTAGCCCGTTCAGCCTCTACTTCTCGATTACGGGGTTCGGCATTCGTTATTAGTGTGTTAAGTAAATTCTGTGTAGCAATAGCCACTTCCTCAACAGCACGATTAATAGCGTCTTCGTTCGCCTTGGATGGCTTACTAAAACCGGAAACCTTCCGAACATATTGGAGCGACGCTGCATAAATTTCGTCCGTCGTAGCTGGAGGGTGAAAATTAAACAGTGTTTTAATGTTACGGCACATATTGTTCGCCTCATTTGTTTGTTTTTTTCGATTGTATCATATTCGACTTAAATGTATGGTTTCATATCCTATTAGAAGGAAAATTATCATTGCCCTGCACATTAGGACCTATATTTTACAAAGTGGTACCAGGCAACCAAACAATTTCGGATTGAACCGATGCAGGGGACCTCATTTCGAGTATTAGGTTTTCATTGGATTTCCAATAGTGTTAGAACCTGGTACCCTTCACTATTGTACGTTGAAGTGACAGTCCCGGCCACCCTCTTAGAAGGAGAAGACATCGACTCCGTCATCGCCCAAGCAAAAGAAGACGGCATCAAAGACGTCAAGAAAAACGACGATAGTTCCGTCAATTAAAATCCCTTCTTTTTTCAGTTCCTGTATCGAATCTGCAACACCGGGGAACAGCCCTATCTAAAAACACTGCTTGAATGTGCAATATTAATTACCTCCATTACTGTCTCAATACATCATTCCTGAATGGGACGGAAAATCCAGTTGTCCATCAAGGACGTCGAGTTCAACAAAGACTTCTCCAAGTTCACAATAGAAGGGTCCGTGTTTATAAGGTGACGTACAGAAAGACTGGAAGAGTTGGAATTAATTAAGTATTAATTGACAGTGTTCGAATGTTCAATAAATAATAGAATAGGATGTTAGAGAGTCATTACTTCAAATGAAGGCTGTGAATATATGCGTGACTGCGAAATCAATGTCGTTCAAGCTGTGGAAAATAATATCGCCTGGTGCAAATTGATTTGTGAAGCATATAGAAAGCGCTCATACACAACAGGAAAGGTTTGGGCCCTTATAACGGAAGCACCTACATACTATCCAGAATTGATTATTATGAATAGAACGACCAAAGACACGGATATTCTTGAATTTTTGAAGCTAAATTATATCAGCAGCGTCAAAGATAGCTTTGCAGCACTTGATTTGTCGTCTTATGGATATCAAATGCTATATATCGTAAGTACTAAGAAGGAATTTGAACGTTGGACGAACCTAACGGGGTTGGAATTACCTTGAGGACTATTAGATATAGACGGAGTGAGATTTTTCTTCATAGATTGTCCGGCTGGATTCGCGGCTTTTATCGTAAATAAAGCAGCTAACGTCATCGGGATATCCAATGTCTTTTCAAGCAACATGGACATCACCGACCTGTGGCGTTCGATTCCTCAAGCGGTATCCAAAGAATTTCCCGGCGTCCCACTTGTTGGGTATGAACAGGGCGAATCCCTCTCGGCTGCACATGCTTCCGGTTGGTGTTAATTGGTCCGCTTCGTGTTTGGATAAAGTTTAGGTAAGCAATCATCATCTTGTAGTGAAGAGGAAGAGCAATGGAAGCTCAAGTAAAGTTAGTCAAAATTGCGACTTTCGTTTGTATGGAGAGACAGAAATTGAAGGGCAAATGCATCTTCATTACAACTTTACTAAAGAAGAGTGGAAAAGAATAAATAGCTTTTAGGCTAAAATTAGTTCATAGGGAAGGCAAGAACGATGATGAAATTGTGGTTTCGGCAGTTGCCACAGCCAAGTCTGAATTTGAATGAATGGAGACCATTCATTGAAAATGCATGGTTTCGAAAGCATTTTATGAAGTTTGTGTACCTGTTAATGGCTGCTTTCTTTTTAGTTCCGTATTGGCTCTTCGTGGGAAGCTTCACTATGATTAACTTTCCATTACTTTTAATTATTGTAGTGGTTTTGTCATTCATGAAGTTCTTCATATTCTGGTCGTACATAGTAAAGGCGATATAAGCTTAACGTTCAAAGGAATCTATTTTTGGCTCAATACAAGTGCAATTCTAACGAAAAAAAGATTCTGGATTTTCATGAGCTTGCCTTTTATCGCATTAACAGTACTGCCAGCGATAGCTTCGTTTTTTGTCGCTGATGAAATCAAAGCACTCCTTTTATGTATCAGTTGGTTCAATCTAATTATTTCAGCATCCGACATTGTGAATTCAGTATTGATAGTAATAAAACCAAATAACTCTATGTTTTGTATAGGCTACTACAAAGTGGAGTGATAATCCAAAAGTGAAATCTATTTTATGAAAGAGCTAGATCCAATGACACTAATAAAGAAGCATGAATCCTTTGAAATGAACTGAGCCCCATTTAATGGACAGTTTAAAAAAACGACGTTTTAGTCTATGCAGCTAAGAGGTGACTTCGGTATTGTTCCGGAGTCATCTTTTTTAAATCCCATTGTTTGCGCGTGCAGTTGTAGTGTCCCATATATTCATCTATCATTATTTTTAACTCTAACAGACTGGATGCTTCCTTGTAGTCTACATCGTCCTTAAAATGACCAAAAAATGATTCTATAGGTGCGTTGTCCAAACAATTCCCCCTTCGGGACATAGATTGTGTGAGTTGCATTGCTTTAACACGTGCTTGGTATTCTGGGGGCGTATAATGAAAACCCTGATCAGAATGAATCATCGCCTCTGGATGGACATTTCCATCTAATGCTTCCTTAAGCTTCCGCAAGGTTCGATATACAATTCCCATATTTAAGCTTACCGAAAGTTCATAAGCGATTATTTCACGGCTAGCTACATCCTTTACACAGGAAAGATAAGCAGTCTGTCCAGTTTTCAATTGGAGATAAGTAATGTCTGTGACGAAAACTTTGCCCGGTTCATCTTGAGTGAATTGTCGATTCAAGAGGTTTGGCACCGTACGGTGTTCTTGTGTAGCCTGAGCCATATTTCTATAAGGATTTTTTCTTCGTATTTTGGAAAAGAGATTAAATTTACGCATTAAACGAAGGATCTTCTTATGATTCATAGGGGTCTCCAGTAATTCCTCTAACGCCATATAGAAGCCTCGATAGCCGATTTTCCCCTTGAATGCATCATAAACACATTTAAGTAACAGGTAATCTTGATAGTCGTTTTCCTCGCGGATGGCATGACTCTCCGATTTTTCTAACCATGCATAATAACCACTTCGATGTACTTTTGCCACTCTGCACAGGTGAGCTGTGAACCTCTTTAATTGAAACTTACGGATCACTTCATTAATCACCTGATATTTCTCGCCTGATGTCAGTATTACTTCTTCGCCTGCCTCTCTAGTTCCTCTAGCTTTTTTAACAACTCGACCTCAGCTTCAAGATATTTAATTCGTGCTTCAGCTTTTTCAAGTTTTTTCTCAGAAGATAATCCTCCAGTCGATGGACGTCCGGTACTTCCTTTTCCACGACGCTCCTCAAAAAATCCCTCTTCACCGTGAAGCTGATAGGACGTTCTCCATCGTCTGAGTGACTGCTTAGCTTTTCCAGTACCAATCATTTCTAAGTCAAATCCATGTTCAGTAAAAATTTGAGAAGGACCTTTACCGCTCAGATTCTCTTTGACAGCTACTATTTTAAACTCAGGCTTATATTGAATAGAACGATCCGAAACTGAATTCACATTTGGATTAGCTTCTAATAGTCTACGTTGGTGTTCATTGAAAATTATTTTACTCATTGAAAACACTCCTGTCAGGATAGTTATTTTTAGTATACCTAGGCTTTTAGACAGAAAAAACCCCAAATGGGGTCACTTTTTTAATAGTGTCTACCATTTGGGGTTCAGTTCAAAATGAGGAATCATGCTTCTTTTTTAGGCCTTTTCAGAAATACTGAAGTTTTGGAGAGGC contains:
- the istA gene encoding IS21 family transposase; translated protein: MIDMAQYHRIKFLKEVEGLSERQIAKKLEISRNTVSKYLKEGAKPPTTIQRQTVHGKKEYSDETKRILPIIDQWLEDDLKTWSKQKHTAANIFRRLEEEYDFKGSESNIRKIVAKRKKKLQEAFIPLEFQIGHQFQFDWGEADIILQGRTQRIYLFCIQLSASRLRFVRAYLHGKQEAFLDGFVHAFEFFGGVPTEGLFDNLKTAVVKILKGRERLEQEAFLALQAHYLFKAEFANVRKGNEKGRVEGTVGYVRRNALVPYPQVQSMEELNEYLLKWCLRDAEKRMVPHSKETVKEVWEKEKSKLHPLPVDRFEACRLLSCQVDKTSLITVDTNQYSVPTHFVGQAVWAKIFVDRVIVVAQNQVIAEHIRSNDRYDRITILDHYLDILLKKPRAIRDAHAFQSDAIPEVFRNFHRKMREQEGAEGDRKFIRLLLLHREIGMEGLTKALQEAEQTQVYRYEVVHEIIQRNTNGVVEFDQLPQKKTPTNLLEYKVQKTNVEKYEQLLGGRS
- a CDS encoding Ger(x)C family spore germination protein, yielding MRLRKKMAKKMSIILMALWLTGCAPFTENNIIEELTPVTFLSLSKGDEGKIKISTILPSLSKEKKSVMTEEVSLIMEGLRNFNTNFYQETKTGQMRMLIINEDLAKNEGIMSIINVLLTDPDISLRIYLVIVKGNFEEYLENKLDEQDNLDYSFYRMLKHYEEENQGEFSVVNLHEFKNLLYTPYSDPFLPVFKIENDAISYEGTALFQKDILVEIITTFDDRIFQLLHNNHYLAVLPIPELKVVLGHVRAKTKVDINKSLSTITYTVKIDSRIEEYRGEKRLFDPKDLEDLKKDIQSYFEKQTHELVKKMQELNVDPLQLGIHTLKPFSKPMDEKKWIELFEKMDIKIDYQINIKPLTDSNAKS
- a CDS encoding GerAB/ArcD/ProY family transporter, translated to MEALQLFNKNETYNGFYVMLMVNHLQMLYFFLIMPRFLIHPYMIWVIIAVGILSQLNILLLSKWFLTRFSTEGYNGFVQLFGKKLVRLLSFIGLFFILLKILVIMLGFSEMLQVFMFPATDSNWLIFFILLSCLYVAWKGVEKTIRFVVISFLFTFWMILFFAFFFFPPIAQLSDLYPIIPMELSLDSWKGILLIFSSFSGPEFLVFLGPWFKTNNNTFRYLSYGNALTVIEYVFLYTASLFYFGSNYLSKSQFPIVTMTRYFQNPVIERIDMVMLSLELFNIVFGVSIFLLLFYGASKIATGKMERPSSRVGFLFSVFIILIGMVLVNEWIWKSDEKQVILLNLQILAGSLSYLVVPITIIVVMKIKGVNKHETAQKDG
- a CDS encoding spore germination protein, with amino-acid sequence MYMFWKKQSDENKPVSQSNTEPEISIETLKKALVQMDDAEFVEINISENQNVNLIYVRTLIDQERLNESILKPLSNCSKQSIQECIVHSTMNSISTFNEAKEQLFKGSVLLFDSSSSLWFAIPLENPLGRAIETSDTETILLGAKDSFSEQLEQNITLIRRRLPTHDLKTEKFTVGSLGETNVVLLYIEGLTNPEFVSTAKKKISEINYDLFVDSSQIAAFMEEHKNSIFPQFQQTDRPDDVANSLGLGKITILVDNTPFALVAPITIFHLFQSPEDYINRWVVASFLRIIRYVSFILSITLTPFYVALTTHHYQMIPLQTLFVLVDSRSKLPFTPFWEAFIMLIFIEIIKEASLRMPTKTGQTLGVIGGIVIGQAAVEAGMASQVLIVMVGISTIGSFLIPNYLVTKANSLIQFILLVFSSFLGIVGIVLAMIIVLAHLNGLSSLKQPYLSPVAPFYGKDWLDLFIRGPLTKMKERPEHIKPLKMKRYQTRR
- a CDS encoding DnaB-like helicase C-terminal domain-containing protein, which codes for MIAEKAVLGSMLKENYLITDSNLAVSQFTDAVHKMIFQSMKELYSKGKAVDFITLLTMNNPQDLGGANYIHNLTNYAQIDKFDDHVGAMLDVWREREKQNVLHLAAQENWQIDRIMTNLEALIDNRASDHSSISDLLVDVYEAPFIEQEIAEGSTTGIRQLDDMTNGFQDGELTIIAARPSMGKSDIMLHLSKHAGWKNRLPIIFSLEMSASSLRDRLLSSTGSFSRTRMRNPYLYLNETQKSTWPKTIGMLSKTNIQFFDRSKQTVAEMRMKVRKMIHENPDRKPVIFIDYLTLIHSEDTSSNMHLRIWQITKDLKAMAREFNCPVITLAQLSRAVEQRMDKRPLMSDLRESGSIEEDADIIIFLYRNAYYNQDDTDRTMELIISKNRNGPVGTVVAAYNKTTGEVVGFGTNRERTAL
- a CDS encoding putative holin-like toxin, encoding MVTYEAMNMMFQFGILLAAIATTFVAIIALSTNRKK
- a CDS encoding DUF2277 domain-containing protein, giving the protein MCRNIKTLFNFHPPATTDEIYAASLQYVRKVSGFSKPSKANEDAINRAVEEVAIATQNLLNTLITNAEPRNREVEAERAKARNAKRFGLENRD